The Cellulosimicrobium cellulans genome contains the following window.
TGTGCGCAGGTGTTCCTTGGCTGAACCGTGACCCGCCCCTCGCTCCGCACACCCTTGACCCCTCGGCCGGCGCGGCCTAGCGTCTCTTTCAACAGGTGATGAATTCGTCCGCGATGTTGTGGCGCGGCCAGAACCGGGGAGGCATCGTGCGCGCGATGGTCGTCAAGGAGTTCCGCGAGCTGCGCCGGGACCGGCGCACCGTCGCGATGCTCGTCGGGATGCCGCTGCTCCTGCTCGTCGTCTTCGGGTTCGCGGCGAACTTCACGGTCGAGACGCTGACCGTCACGGCCGTGGGGCCGGGAGCCGAGCAGGCGGTCGACGCGATCGAGGCGAACCCTGCCGCCGCGGACGCGCTCGACGTCGTGAGCGTCGACCCCGCGGGCACGGACGCCGACGCCCGCGCGGCGCTGCGCGACGACCGCAGCGACGTCGCGGTCGTCGCGCCGGCGCCGGGGGAGGACCGGCCGACGGTCTACATCGACGGGTCCAACCTGTTCGCCGCGCAGTCGGCGAAGGTGCTCGTCGCGTCCCTCGGGGACGCCGTCGACTCGGAGATCCTCTTCAACCCCGACCTCGACACCTCGTGGGTGATGGTGCCGGCGCTGATCGGCCTCATCCTCACGTTCATCGGGACGATCATCACGTCGATCGGGCTCGTCAAGGAGCGCGAGGCGGGGACGTTCGAGCAGCTCGCGGTGATGCCGCTCGGCCCGGCCGCGGTGATCCTCGGCAAGATCACGCCCTACTTCCTGCTCGCCTGCCTGGACATGGTCGCCGTGACGCTGCTCGGCATGTGGATCTTCGACGTGCCGTTCGCGGGACCGGTGGCCCCGTTCGTGGTGGGCGCCGCGCTCTTCCTCTTCGTGGTGCTCGGCATCGGCGCGCTCATCTCGACCGTGTCGCAGACGACCGGGCAGGCGGTGCAGGTCGCGCTCATGACGATGCTCCCGCAGGTGCTGCTCTCGGGCATGATCTTCCCGCTCGACGCCATGGCGGCGGGGGTGCGCTGGATCGGGTACCTCCTGCCCCTGACGTGGTTCACCGAGGTCTCGCAGGGCGTGATGGTCCGCGGGGCGTCGTGGTCCGCGCTGTGGCTGCCGCTCGTCGTGCTCGCGGTGATGGCGGTGGTCGTGTTCGGGCTGGCCGTCCTGCGGCTCTCGCGGGAGCTCTCGCCCGCGCGGGAGCACCGCCGACGCCGTGCGGCCGCCCCCGCGGCCGAGGCCCCCGCGACGAGCGGAGCGGCCCGGTGACCTGGGGCGTGCGCGGACTGGACGTCTCCTTCGGCGCCGGGCACGGGCACGTGGTCCAGGCACTCGCGGGCGTGGATCTCGACCTCCCGCGCGGGCAGGTCACCTCGGTCGTGGGCGGCGACGGGGCGGGCAAGACGACGCTCGTGCGCGCGCTGCTCGGTCAGGTACCGGTCGCCGGCGGTGTCGTGGACGCCCCGCCCCGCGAGCGGGTCGGCTACCAGCCGTCGTCCAGCGGGGTGTGGCCGGCGCTCACCGTCGCGGAGAACGTCGAGCTCGTCGGCGACGCGTACCGCATGCCGGCGGGGCGCCGGGAACGTCGCGCGGACGAGCTGCTCGAGCGCGCGGGGCTCGCCGGCGCGCGCGACCGGCTCGGGTCGCAGCTCTCCGGGGGGATGCGGCAGAAGCTCGGCGTGTGCCTCGCGATGCTGCACGAGCCGGAGGTCCTGCTCCTCGACGAGCCGAGCACCGGCGTCGACCCCGTGAGCCGCGTCGAGCTGTGGCGGCTCGTCGCGGAGTCGGCGGCCTCCGGCGCGGCGGTCCTGGTCACCACGACCTACCTCGACGAGGCCGAGCGGGCCGCCGACGTCGTCGTCCTCGACGCGGGCACGGTCCTCGCCGCCGGGGCGCCCGACGACGTGCGCGCCGCCGCCCCCGGCCGGATCACGGTCGCGCCCGTCCCGCCCGCGGGCGGGGACGGGCGGACGTGGCGCCGCGGGCCGACCTTCCACACGTGGTGGCCCGACGGCGGTCCCTCGCCGTCCGGGGACGCCGTGGACCCCGACCTGGAGGACGCCGTCGTCGCCCTCACGCTCGGTCGTGGCACCGGCGGGACGGACCGTGCCGGGAGCGGCGCGGCGGGTGCGGTGACCGCGCACGCGGCCCGGCGGGAGGTCGGCGCGGTCGCGGCGGACGCGACCCTCGTGCGGGTCGAGGGCGCCGAGCGACGGTTCGGGGACGTCCTGGCCGTCGACCACGTCTCCCTCGTCGTGCGCCCCGGCGAGGTGGTGGGGCTGCTCGGCGCGAACGGGGCGGGCAAGACGACGCTCCTGCGGATGGTCCTCGGCCTCGACCGGCTCGACGGCGGTCGGGTCGAGGTCCTCGGCGCGCCGCCGGACCGTGCGGGCCGCCGGTCGGTCGGCTACGTCCCGCAGGGCCTCGGGCTGTCCGGCGACCTGAGCGTCGAGGAGAACGTGGAGTTCGTCGCGGCGGTGTACGGGGTGCGGGACGTGCCCGAGCTCCCGCCGGCGCTCGCGGCCGTCCGCCGTCGGCCCGTCGCGGAGATCGGGCTGGGGCGTCGGCGTCAGCTCGCGTTCCACTGCGCCCTCCTGCACGCGCCGCGGCTCCTCGTCCTCGACGAGCCGACGTCCGGCGTCGACCCGCTCGCGCGTGCCCGCGCCTGGGACGCGATCCACGAGCAGGCCGACGCGGGCGTCGGCGTCCTGGTGACGACGCACTACCTGCAGGAGGCCGAGCAGTGCGACCGCCTGCACGTCCTGTCGCGCGGGCGGTCCGTGGCGTCGGGCACGGTCGCCGACGTCGTCGGCGGCCGCGAGGCGGTCGTCGTGCGGTCCCGGGACTGGCAGGCGGCGTTCGCGGCGCTCGACGCCGCGGGACTGCCCGTCATGCTCGACGGACGCGCGTCGCGCGTCGCAGGGACGTCGCCGGGGAGGGTCCGGGACGCGCTCGCCGCGGCGGGCGTCGTCGCGACGTGCGGCGTCGTCCCCGCGACGCTCGAGGAGACCATGGTCCTCGTGGACCGTGCGGCCGCCACCCGGGCGAGAGCGGCGTGACCGGGCGGCGAGGGCGGCGCCCGGGCAGGTCCGACACGCGGTCCGACATCCTGTCCGCCGCGCGGGACGCCTTCGCGGAGCACGGCTACGACCGCGCGACCGTCCGCGGCATCGCCGCCCGGGCGGGCGTCGACGCCGCGATGGTCCACCACTGGTTCGGGACGAAGGAGAGGCTCTTCCAGGCCGCGGTCGACGTGCCCTTCGACCCGCAGGAGCTCCTGCTCGACGGCGCGCCCGACGACGTGACGCGCCTGGGCGAGCACGTCGTCCGCACGCTCCTGCGCGCCTGGGACTCGCCGCGCGGCCGGGTCGCGCTCGCGCTCCTGCGCTCGGCGACGAGCTCCGAGCGGGCGGCGCGGATGCTGCGCGAGTTCGTGCTGGCCAGGGTCGTGCGGCCGACGGTGGCGCGGTGCGAGCCGGACCCGCACCGGGCCGCGTGGCGGGGGGCGCTCATGGCGAGCCAGCTCGCGGGGCTGGTCGTCGCGCGGTACGTGCTCCGGGTCGAGCCGCTCGCGGGGTCCCCCGCGGAGACCGTGGTCGGGGCGGTCGGGCCGACGATCCAGGGTTACCTCACCGATCCGCTCCCGGGCGTCGTCGTCGAACGCGCGCGCGGTGCCGGAAACGTTGAGATTTCAACTGAGAGGCATGTTGCGCCGTAGGTCGTCTGTCTGTAGGTTGAGCCCCGCCGGCCGAGGCTCGGCGCGGGGCCAAGCGCGCAGGGGGAGCTTGGCGTCGAGCCACGGCGGCCCGTCTCAGACGCCCGCGAGGACGCGGGTCGTCCCCTCCCGGTTCGTCCGGTCGCGCAGCGCGCGGCCCAGCCGGCGCAGCGCGTCGTCGTCGGCGAGGAGGCCGGACCAGTCGTCGGGGTCGACGCTCGGTGCGTCGCCCCGGGTCTTGCGGATCGCGGCGACCTGGAGCTGGTACGCGAGGATCACCTCGCGCGGGCTCCCGGGCACGGCGATCCGCACGTGGTCCACGTCGTCGCGGCGCGAGTGGAGGGCGAGCGTGGTGAGCCCGTCGAAGATCTCGATGGTCCGGTGGTACTCGTCCACCGCGGCGCTCGACCCGCGCAGGCCGCCGTCGCCCACCACGGCGCGGAGGAACGTGTGGAGGTGGCCCAGGTCGCGGCGGCGCTCGCGCGCGAACGCGGCGGAGGACCCGAGCTGGCCCACGATCCCGGTGGTGAGCAGGATCGTCGCCGCGAGCACGAGGTACCGCGTCCGCAGGCCGAGGACCAGGTACGGCTCGGTGCTGCCCGGCTCGTGCTGCACCATCGCCACGAAGCTCACGACGGCCCACACGACGGCGACGACGGCGCCCGCCCCGGCCACGTCCATGCCCCAGCGCAGCCGGAGCGGCCGTCGCGAGCGGGTGCGCAGGCAGGAGACGGCGAAGGTCGCGGTCGCCGTCAGGAACGTCCCGTAGTAGAGCGCCCAGTAGCCCCACATGAGGGGGCGGTCGTGGACCTGCGCGTCGAGGTCGTGGGTCGTCCAGGGCCCGCTCGCTGCGGCGAGCGCGACCAGGGCGGCCCCGACGGCGGTGGCCGCGAGCGCCACGTGCCGGGTGCGCGGTGCCCGCCCGGTGGTGGCGCTGTACGCCCACACGCCGACGAAGAGGCAGCCGGTGACGAGCGCGACGTGCTTGGCGACCTCGTGCGTCCCGGCGGGCGCGTGCTCCTTGAGCGCGTCGGCCACCACCGGGAGCCGCAGCGCGGAGGCGACCGCGACGAAGCCCAGGCCGACGGGGAGGGTGGCGTCGGCGCGCGTGCGTGCGCGCAGGCCGGTCCACGCCGCCGTGGTGGCGAAGAGCGCCACGGCGAGGAGGCCGAGCGCGTGGCTCACCGGTACAGCTCCAGGGACGTGAGCCGGGTCGCCGAGCTCCCGTGGGACGCGATCGAGATCATGAGCTCGCTCGCGAGGCGCTCGACGCGCAGCTCGTCGGGGTCCTCGTACCCGTCGCGGCACGCGCCGACGCGCGGGGCGCCCGCCGTGGCGGCCGCGTCGAGGACGTGGACGAGCTCGTGCGCGACGACGTGGTCGCGGTGCGGGCCCGGCAGGGTCTGCCGGGCGTCGACGAGGACGAGGTCGCGCTCGGGGAAGGCCAGCCACAGCCCCGTCACACCGGGACCGAGGTCGCCCTCGACGACGTCCAAGGGCCGCCCGCGCACCGCCGCGACGAGTCGGCACGCCTCCTCGACGCTGCGGGCGCGGTCCAGGCCCGCGGAGCGCAGGAGGTCATCCACGGTCGTCGTCCGGCACGGGTGGAAGCTGCTCCAGGCGCCGCACGCGGTCGACGATCTCGATGATCGCCCGGACGTTCTCGGGAGAGAGGCCCTGGGCGCGCAGCGCGAACTGTTCGACGCCCTCGTCGGCGAGGGCGGCCCGGAGGCGGTCGTCGGGGTTCTCCTCGGGGTCGACGAGGCTGCCCGTGCTCACGTGGAAGAACGCGGCGATGCCCTCGACGACGCGCAGGCTGGGCGAGGACCGGTGCCCACCGCGCAGCGCGCTGAGGTAGGCCTCGTTGATCGAGTACCCGCGCTCCGTCATCCACTGGGCGGCCTCGCGGTTGGTCACGGGCCGCCCGCCGCGCCCGCGTGCGAAGAGCTCGTTGAGCCGTCGGCGGAAGACCCGCGCCGTCCGCTCGCCGGGTGCCACGTCGTCGTCCATGGCGACGATTGTGACAGGCCGCGGCACGTGGCGGCACGGCGCGGCGCGGGCGCCCGACGGCGCGGCTCCCGTCGCGGGGCACCGTGGGCGCAGGTAGCGTTCCGGACGGGCGCGGGAACGGCCCGGCGCCTCGCGCGGGACGCGCGCACCGACAACCCTCGAGGGAGCCGACATGAGCGAGCAGACACCGAAGGGCCAGGGGGGACTCGACGACCTCCTCGGCAAGGCGAAGGAGTTCCTCACCGACGACCGGATCGACGACGTCGCGGAGAAGATCAAGTCCGTCGCGCCCGACTCGGTCGACCAGCACGTCGACACCCTGGCCGAGAAGGCCAAGGAGGCCAACGACTGACCTGAGGGTCGGTACGATCGAGGGGCGCCGTCCACGACGGCGCCCTTCGTGCTGTCGGGCAGGGCCCGCCGGCCGCAGGACCTCGACCGGGCGCGCGCCGCGCGCCTCCCGCCAGCAGATCGGAGCACGGACGTGTCTGACGTCGTCTCGTCACCCCTCACCATCACCCTCGACGCGGAGGAGACCACGGTGACGACGGGCACGACGGGCACGGACCTGTTCGCCGCTCGTCGCGACGTCGTCGTGATCCGCGTCAACGGCGTCCTCAAGGACCTGGACACCCCGGTCGCCGACGGCGACGTGGTGGAGGGCGTGACCATCGACTCGCCCGACGGGCTCGCGGTGCTGCGGCACTCGGCGGCGCACGTGCTGGCCCAGGCGGTCCAGCAGGTGAACCCCGACGCGAAGCTGGGCATCGGCCCGCCCATCACGGACGGCTTCTACTACGACTTCGACGTCGAGACCCCCTTCACCCCCGAGGACCTCAAGGCCCTCGACAAGGCGATGTCCCGGATCGTCCGGGAGGGCCAGACCTTCCGCCGCCGGGTCGTGACGGAGGACGAGGCGCGCGCCGAGCTCGCCCACGAGCCGTACAAGCTCGAGCTCATCGGGCTCAAGGGCGGCGCGGCCGACGACACCGAGGGCGCGAGCGTCGAGGTCGGCGGCGGCGAGCTGACGATCTACGACAACGTGCGCGGCGCGGGCCGGGAGAGCGAGACCGTGGTCTGGAAGGACCTGTGCCGTGGCCCGCACCTGCCGAGCACGCGCCTGATCGGCAACGGGTACCAGCTCATGCGCTCTGCCGCGGCCTACTGGCGCGGCAGCGAGAAGAACCCCCAGCTCCAGCGCATCTACGGCACGGCGTGGCCGACGAAGGACGAGCTCAAGGCGTACCTCGACCGGCTCGCGGAGGCCGAGCGCCGCGACCACCGCCGCCTCGGCAACGAGCTCGACCTGTTCTCCTTCCCGGAGGAGATCGGCTCGGGCCTGCCGGTGTTCCACCCCAACGGCGCGACGATCCGCATGGAGATGGAGGAGTACTCCCGCAAGCGGCACGTGGAGGCGGGCTACTCGTTCGTCAGCACGCCGCACATCACCAAGGCGAACCTCTTCCAGACGTCGCGCCACCTCGACTGGTACGCGGACGGGATGTACCCGCCCATGCACCTCGACGAGGAGCTCGACGACGAGGGCAACGTCAAGCGCGCGGGGCAGGACTACTACCTCAAGCCGATGAACTGCCCGATGCACAACCTCGTGTTCAACTCGCGCGGGCGGTCCTACCGCGAGCTGCCGCTGCGGCTGTTCGAGTTCGGGACGGTGTACCGGTACGAGAAGTCGGGCGTCGTGCACGGGCTCACCCGTGCGCGCGGTTTCACGCAGGACGACGCGCACATCTATTGCACGCGCGAGCAGATGAAGGACGAGCTGTCCTCGACGCTCACCTTCGTGCTCGACCTCCTGCGCGACTACGGCCTCGAGGACTTCTACCTCGAGCTGTCGACGCGTGACCCCGAGAAGTCGGTCGGGGACGACGCCACGTGGGAGGAGGCGACGGAGATCCTGCGCCAGGTCGCGACGGAGTCGGGCCTCGAGCTCGTCGCCGACCCGGGCGGCGCCGCGTTCTACGGGCCGAAGATCTCGGTGCAGGCGAAGGACGCGATCGGCCGCACCTGGCAGCTCTCGACCATCCAGCTCGACTTCTTCGAGCCGGAGCTCTTCGAGCTCGAGTACACGGCGTCCGACGGCACGCGCCAGCGCCCGGTCATGATCCACCGCGCGCTGTTCGGCTCCATCGAGCGGTTCTTCGGCATCCTCGTCGAGCACTACGCGGGCGCGTTCCCGGCATGGCTCGCACCCGTCCAGGTCGTCGCCGTGCCGGTCGCCGAGCCGTTCAACGACTACGTGGCCGACGTCGTCGCGCAGCTCAAGTCCCAGGGGATCCGCGCGGAGGTCGACTACTCCGACGACCGCTTCGGCAAGAAGATCCGCAACGCGAGCACGCGCAAGGTGCCGTTCGTCCTCATCGCGGGCGGCGAGGACGCCGAGGCCGGCGCGGTGTCGTTCCGCTACCGCGACGGCCGTCAGGACAACGGCGTGCCCGTCGCCGAGGCGGTCGAGCGCATCGTCACCGCCGTCCGCGACCGCGTCCAGGTCTGACGGCGCGTGAGCGACGAGCGCACGGGGTCGCCCGGCGCGGCCGACGCGGCCGCGCCGGGCGGCGCCCCCGACCCCGGCCCCAGGGCGACCGTCGAGCTGCCGGGCGACCACCCGCGGTTCGACGACGGCCTGGACCGGCTCTGGACCCCGCACCGCATGGTGTACATCGGCGGGCAGGACAAGCCCGCCGACGACTCGCGTGGGCAGTGCCCCTTCTGCCGCATCCCGGACCGGTCGGACGAGGAAGGCCTGATCGTCGCGCGCGGCGAGACCGCGTACGTCGTGCTCAACCTCTATCCGTACAACCCGGGCCACCTCATGGTCGTGCCGTACCGCCACGTGTCCGACTACACGGACCTCACCGAGGCCGAGACGGTCGAGGTCGCGCACCTCACGCAGACCGCGATGCGGGTCGTGCGCGCGGTGTCGGCGCCGGACGGGTTCAACCTCGGCATGAACCAGGGCGCCGTCGCCGGCGCCGGCATCGCCGCGCACCTGCACCAGCACGTGGTGCCGCGCTGGGCGGGCGACGCCAACTTCCTGCCGATCGTCGCGCAGACCAAGGCCGTGCCCGAGCTCCTCGGCGACACGCGGGCGCGCCTGGCCGCCGCCTGGCCGGATCTCGCGGGTCGGCCCGTGGACGGGGAGGGCGCCTGATGTTCGGACGCCTGCGCACGCTCACGACCCGGCTGTTCACGCCGCTCGCCGCGGTCCTGCTCCGTCTCGGCGTGAGCCCGGA
Protein-coding sequences here:
- a CDS encoding ABC transporter permease codes for the protein MNSSAMLWRGQNRGGIVRAMVVKEFRELRRDRRTVAMLVGMPLLLLVVFGFAANFTVETLTVTAVGPGAEQAVDAIEANPAAADALDVVSVDPAGTDADARAALRDDRSDVAVVAPAPGEDRPTVYIDGSNLFAAQSAKVLVASLGDAVDSEILFNPDLDTSWVMVPALIGLILTFIGTIITSIGLVKEREAGTFEQLAVMPLGPAAVILGKITPYFLLACLDMVAVTLLGMWIFDVPFAGPVAPFVVGAALFLFVVLGIGALISTVSQTTGQAVQVALMTMLPQVLLSGMIFPLDAMAAGVRWIGYLLPLTWFTEVSQGVMVRGASWSALWLPLVVLAVMAVVVFGLAVLRLSRELSPAREHRRRRAAAPAAEAPATSGAAR
- a CDS encoding ATP-binding cassette domain-containing protein; the encoded protein is MTWGVRGLDVSFGAGHGHVVQALAGVDLDLPRGQVTSVVGGDGAGKTTLVRALLGQVPVAGGVVDAPPRERVGYQPSSSGVWPALTVAENVELVGDAYRMPAGRRERRADELLERAGLAGARDRLGSQLSGGMRQKLGVCLAMLHEPEVLLLDEPSTGVDPVSRVELWRLVAESAASGAAVLVTTTYLDEAERAADVVVLDAGTVLAAGAPDDVRAAAPGRITVAPVPPAGGDGRTWRRGPTFHTWWPDGGPSPSGDAVDPDLEDAVVALTLGRGTGGTDRAGSGAAGAVTAHAARREVGAVAADATLVRVEGAERRFGDVLAVDHVSLVVRPGEVVGLLGANGAGKTTLLRMVLGLDRLDGGRVEVLGAPPDRAGRRSVGYVPQGLGLSGDLSVEENVEFVAAVYGVRDVPELPPALAAVRRRPVAEIGLGRRRQLAFHCALLHAPRLLVLDEPTSGVDPLARARAWDAIHEQADAGVGVLVTTHYLQEAEQCDRLHVLSRGRSVASGTVADVVGGREAVVVRSRDWQAAFAALDAAGLPVMLDGRASRVAGTSPGRVRDALAAAGVVATCGVVPATLEETMVLVDRAAATRARAA
- a CDS encoding TetR/AcrR family transcriptional regulator: MTGRRGRRPGRSDTRSDILSAARDAFAEHGYDRATVRGIAARAGVDAAMVHHWFGTKERLFQAAVDVPFDPQELLLDGAPDDVTRLGEHVVRTLLRAWDSPRGRVALALLRSATSSERAARMLREFVLARVVRPTVARCEPDPHRAAWRGALMASQLAGLVVARYVLRVEPLAGSPAETVVGAVGPTIQGYLTDPLPGVVVERARGAGNVEISTERHVAP
- the thrS gene encoding threonine--tRNA ligase, with protein sequence MSDVVSSPLTITLDAEETTVTTGTTGTDLFAARRDVVVIRVNGVLKDLDTPVADGDVVEGVTIDSPDGLAVLRHSAAHVLAQAVQQVNPDAKLGIGPPITDGFYYDFDVETPFTPEDLKALDKAMSRIVREGQTFRRRVVTEDEARAELAHEPYKLELIGLKGGAADDTEGASVEVGGGELTIYDNVRGAGRESETVVWKDLCRGPHLPSTRLIGNGYQLMRSAAAYWRGSEKNPQLQRIYGTAWPTKDELKAYLDRLAEAERRDHRRLGNELDLFSFPEEIGSGLPVFHPNGATIRMEMEEYSRKRHVEAGYSFVSTPHITKANLFQTSRHLDWYADGMYPPMHLDEELDDEGNVKRAGQDYYLKPMNCPMHNLVFNSRGRSYRELPLRLFEFGTVYRYEKSGVVHGLTRARGFTQDDAHIYCTREQMKDELSSTLTFVLDLLRDYGLEDFYLELSTRDPEKSVGDDATWEEATEILRQVATESGLELVADPGGAAFYGPKISVQAKDAIGRTWQLSTIQLDFFEPELFELEYTASDGTRQRPVMIHRALFGSIERFFGILVEHYAGAFPAWLAPVQVVAVPVAEPFNDYVADVVAQLKSQGIRAEVDYSDDRFGKKIRNASTRKVPFVLIAGGEDAEAGAVSFRYRDGRQDNGVPVAEAVERIVTAVRDRVQV
- a CDS encoding HIT family protein, which translates into the protein MSDERTGSPGAADAAAPGGAPDPGPRATVELPGDHPRFDDGLDRLWTPHRMVYIGGQDKPADDSRGQCPFCRIPDRSDEEGLIVARGETAYVVLNLYPYNPGHLMVVPYRHVSDYTDLTEAETVEVAHLTQTAMRVVRAVSAPDGFNLGMNQGAVAGAGIAAHLHQHVVPRWAGDANFLPIVAQTKAVPELLGDTRARLAAAWPDLAGRPVDGEGA